From a region of the Corallococcus macrosporus genome:
- the tpiA gene encoding triose-phosphate isomerase, protein MARRKIVAGNWKMNKTVPEALALVRELRGAVAALGDKVEVAIAPPFVALQPLHVALEGAPLQLAAQNCHWESSGAFTGEVSAPMLAELGCAYVIVGHSERRQFFGETDATVNKRAKAVKAAGMTPIVCVGETLAERESNQTLTVVERQVRGALEGFSGADVATFVLAYEPVWAIGTGRTATTAQAQEVHAAIRGLLTRMYDEGTAERVRIQYGGSVKPDNAAELLGQPDVDGALVGGASLKAADFVAIVKAAG, encoded by the coding sequence ATGGCTCGTCGGAAGATCGTCGCTGGCAACTGGAAGATGAACAAGACGGTGCCGGAAGCGCTCGCGCTGGTGCGGGAGCTTCGCGGCGCGGTGGCGGCGCTGGGCGACAAGGTGGAGGTGGCCATCGCGCCTCCGTTCGTGGCGTTGCAGCCCTTGCACGTCGCGCTGGAGGGGGCGCCCCTCCAACTGGCGGCGCAGAACTGCCACTGGGAGTCCTCGGGCGCCTTCACGGGCGAAGTGAGCGCGCCGATGCTGGCGGAACTGGGGTGCGCCTACGTCATCGTGGGGCACTCGGAGCGCCGACAGTTTTTCGGGGAGACGGACGCCACGGTGAACAAGCGCGCCAAGGCGGTGAAGGCCGCCGGGATGACGCCCATCGTCTGCGTGGGTGAGACGCTGGCCGAGCGCGAGTCGAACCAGACGCTGACGGTGGTGGAGCGCCAGGTGCGTGGTGCGCTGGAGGGCTTCTCCGGGGCGGACGTGGCGACGTTCGTGCTGGCGTACGAGCCGGTGTGGGCCATTGGGACGGGCCGTACGGCGACGACGGCGCAGGCGCAGGAGGTCCACGCGGCGATCCGGGGGCTGCTGACCCGGATGTACGACGAGGGGACGGCCGAGCGGGTGCGCATCCAGTACGGCGGGAGCGTGAAGCCGGACAACGCCGCGGAATTGCTGGGTCAGCCGGACGTGGACGGGGCGCTTGTCGGGGGAGCGAGCCTCAAGGCGGCGGACTTCGTGGCCATCGTCAAGGCGGCTGGCTGA
- the secG gene encoding preprotein translocase subunit SecG produces MLTFFTIVHVLLCVFMIFVILLQPGKDAGMGSALGGGAATSAFGGRGAVTFLSKLTGICAGLFFLTSLGLSFVGLRGSVAAGGSVAAPPAKTAPATPGATTPPPAAPGAVEQERSATPPAEGQPAPAPTTPAQ; encoded by the coding sequence ATGCTGACCTTCTTCACGATCGTGCACGTCCTGCTCTGCGTGTTCATGATCTTCGTCATCTTGCTGCAGCCGGGGAAGGACGCCGGCATGGGTTCCGCCCTCGGTGGCGGCGCCGCGACGAGCGCCTTCGGTGGCCGCGGCGCGGTGACCTTCCTGAGCAAGCTGACGGGCATCTGCGCCGGCTTGTTCTTCCTGACCTCGCTGGGCCTGTCCTTCGTGGGCCTGCGCGGGTCGGTGGCCGCGGGCGGTTCCGTGGCCGCGCCGCCGGCGAAGACGGCCCCGGCGACCCCGGGCGCCACGACGCCTCCTCCGGCGGCCCCGGGAGCGGTGGAGCAGGAGCGTTCCGCGACGCCGCCGGCGGAGGGCCAGCCGGCTCCCGCGCCGACGACGCCCGCGCAGTAG
- a CDS encoding phosphoglycerate kinase → MIRYIDDLQLTGKRVFIRVDFNVPLEGRRITDDTRIREALPTIRRALEMGGKVILASHLGRPKGPDPKLSTVLVAEKLAELLGGKHEVIHADDCVGDNVKKQVNDLKAGQVLLLENLRFHKEEEANDEAFSRELAALADVYVNDAFGTAHRAHASTAGMVPFVKEKAAGFLMRKEIEYLGDKVLRNPAKPFVAILGGSKVSDKIKVIESLLPKVDALLVGGAMAYTFLKAQGIEVGKSRVEEGDKLALAAKLLDTAKRLKTPLVLPIDHIVCADPDGNGPVKETPDQVVPADMMGLDIGPKTRAMYTQRIRDAKTVVWNGPMGRFEVAKFAEGTRSVAAAMSINKDAVTVIGGGDSAAAVEQMGYADKMSHVSTGGGASLEFLEGQPLPGIKALETK, encoded by the coding sequence ATGATCCGCTACATCGATGACCTGCAGTTGACCGGCAAGCGCGTCTTCATCCGCGTGGACTTCAACGTCCCGCTGGAGGGGCGTCGCATCACCGACGACACCCGCATCCGTGAAGCGCTTCCCACCATCCGGCGCGCGCTGGAGATGGGCGGCAAGGTCATCCTGGCGTCCCACCTCGGTCGGCCCAAGGGGCCGGACCCCAAGCTGTCCACGGTGCTCGTCGCGGAGAAGCTGGCGGAGCTGCTGGGCGGCAAGCACGAGGTCATCCACGCGGACGACTGCGTGGGCGACAACGTGAAGAAGCAGGTGAACGACCTGAAGGCGGGGCAGGTGCTCCTCTTGGAGAACCTGCGCTTCCACAAGGAGGAGGAGGCGAACGACGAGGCCTTCTCGCGCGAGCTGGCGGCGCTGGCGGACGTCTACGTCAACGACGCGTTCGGCACGGCGCACCGTGCGCACGCGTCCACGGCCGGCATGGTGCCCTTCGTGAAGGAGAAGGCCGCCGGCTTCCTGATGCGCAAGGAGATCGAGTACCTGGGCGACAAGGTCCTGCGCAATCCGGCGAAGCCCTTCGTGGCCATCCTGGGCGGCTCCAAGGTGAGCGACAAGATCAAGGTCATCGAGAGCCTGCTGCCCAAGGTGGACGCGCTGCTCGTGGGTGGCGCCATGGCGTACACCTTCCTGAAGGCGCAGGGCATCGAAGTGGGCAAGAGCCGGGTGGAGGAGGGCGACAAGCTGGCGCTGGCGGCGAAGCTGCTGGACACGGCGAAGCGCCTGAAGACGCCGCTGGTGCTCCCCATCGACCACATCGTGTGCGCGGATCCGGATGGCAACGGTCCGGTGAAGGAGACGCCGGATCAGGTCGTCCCCGCGGACATGATGGGCCTGGACATCGGTCCGAAGACGCGCGCGATGTACACGCAGCGCATCCGCGACGCGAAGACGGTGGTGTGGAACGGGCCCATGGGCCGCTTCGAGGTGGCGAAGTTCGCCGAGGGCACGCGGTCGGTGGCCGCGGCCATGTCCATCAACAAGGACGCCGTGACGGTGATTGGCGGCGGCGACAGCGCGGCGGCGGTGGAGCAGATGGGCTACGCGGACAAGATGAGCCACGTGTCCACGGGCGGTGGCGCGTCGCTGGAGTTCCTGGAAGGCCAGCCGCTGCCGGGCATCAAGGCGCTGGAGACGAAGTAG